Proteins from a single region of Alloscardovia omnicolens:
- a CDS encoding glycoside hydrolase family 2 TIM barrel-domain containing protein produces MRVTAFNDGWSVRRINAEMGYPDETEYTPVSLPHDAMLYEKRSPLATSNKNGSWFEAADYEYVKHFTAGAEAIQQLEFEGVYHNAEVWLNGKKLAFRPYGYTNFYVDMTDSLKRAESDINELRVVARNTDQPNSRWYSGAGIYRPVQLWTAESVEHLAHNGITVKTVDANVSARQARLEVAVDATASGTAVIRIDDLGVRHELSLQDDSRGGACGSVFIDVNDVQLWNLDNPHLYTMQVEYVSDSGSRDELNTTFGIRTLEWGDDGFLINGQRVIIQGSCIHHDNGVLGAATYAEAEERRVRLMKKAGYNAIRSAHNPCSKALLDACDKLGVLMMDEYIDHWYIHKTQHDYVDYFDEWWQQDLRDMVGKDKNHPSVVMYSTGNEVAETAEKRGIKLTADMTRFLHSLDPTRPVTCGINIFFNFLNKIGFGQYTDEKAAKEAAEAEKRKAAGESGAVKHKATGSEFFNNLAGIMGADFMKIGASIPPCDWVTRDAFAAMDIAGYNYGINRYKHDLKKYPHRLILGSETFCNDAYAFRELAKNQPRLVGDFVWAGMDYLGETGIGGWEYADYAPSEQKCGWLTAGSGRVDLIGTFLGEALYTRVALESDGDQGPYIAVVPVNHTHDKHSPSSWKMSNAIPSWSWNGCEGNDARVEVYARAASVALFVNGQEVGRKKLRGNCVARFNTTWHPGVVEAVSFDENGAEIGRYSLRSAEEDTQLSVVMEEESSASDQSVKFIRVDYTDFNGEVKPLERGQLSAHVEGDGVRLLGFGCAAPYNEASFVSGESGTYYGRALAVVQVPEGAQGRLIVSDNHGRREQIDL; encoded by the coding sequence ATGCGCGTCACAGCTTTTAACGATGGGTGGTCTGTTCGTCGAATCAATGCTGAAATGGGCTATCCTGATGAAACAGAATACACTCCTGTTTCTCTTCCTCATGATGCCATGCTTTATGAAAAGCGCTCCCCACTGGCAACGTCCAACAAAAACGGAAGCTGGTTTGAAGCTGCAGATTATGAGTACGTGAAGCATTTTACGGCTGGTGCTGAAGCAATACAGCAGCTTGAATTTGAGGGCGTCTACCATAATGCTGAGGTTTGGCTTAATGGTAAGAAACTTGCTTTTAGGCCATATGGCTACACAAATTTTTATGTGGACATGACTGATAGCCTCAAGCGTGCAGAGTCAGACATCAACGAGTTGCGTGTTGTTGCGCGTAATACTGATCAGCCAAATTCACGCTGGTATTCAGGTGCTGGCATATATCGTCCTGTGCAGTTGTGGACGGCTGAATCGGTTGAACATCTCGCTCATAACGGTATTACTGTAAAAACTGTTGACGCAAATGTGAGTGCGCGCCAAGCCCGTTTAGAAGTTGCGGTTGACGCCACTGCTTCAGGAACAGCCGTTATCCGCATTGACGATTTGGGTGTTCGTCACGAGCTATCGCTTCAAGATGATAGTCGTGGAGGAGCTTGCGGTTCTGTTTTTATTGATGTGAATGATGTTCAGCTATGGAATCTCGATAACCCTCATCTGTACACCATGCAGGTGGAGTATGTGAGCGATTCGGGTAGTCGTGATGAGTTGAACACTACTTTTGGTATTCGTACTCTTGAGTGGGGGGATGACGGGTTCTTAATCAATGGCCAGCGCGTTATTATTCAAGGCTCATGCATTCACCACGATAATGGTGTGCTTGGCGCTGCAACGTATGCTGAAGCCGAGGAACGTCGCGTGCGATTAATGAAAAAAGCAGGGTACAATGCTATTCGCTCTGCTCATAATCCATGCTCAAAAGCCTTACTGGACGCGTGCGATAAGCTGGGTGTTCTTATGATGGATGAATATATTGATCACTGGTATATTCACAAAACTCAGCATGATTACGTGGATTATTTTGATGAGTGGTGGCAGCAAGATTTGCGCGATATGGTGGGCAAAGATAAGAACCATCCAAGCGTCGTTATGTATTCCACAGGAAACGAGGTGGCGGAAACAGCTGAAAAGAGAGGTATTAAACTTACTGCTGATATGACGCGTTTCTTGCATTCGCTCGATCCAACGAGACCAGTAACCTGCGGTATCAATATTTTCTTTAATTTCCTCAACAAAATTGGTTTTGGTCAATATACCGATGAAAAAGCTGCCAAAGAAGCTGCTGAAGCGGAAAAGCGTAAAGCTGCTGGTGAGTCAGGTGCGGTCAAGCATAAGGCTACAGGAAGTGAGTTCTTCAATAATCTTGCAGGCATTATGGGTGCTGACTTTATGAAGATTGGCGCTTCAATTCCACCATGCGATTGGGTGACGCGTGATGCTTTTGCTGCCATGGATATTGCTGGCTATAACTACGGTATTAATCGTTACAAGCATGATCTCAAGAAGTATCCGCATCGACTTATTCTAGGCTCAGAAACTTTCTGCAATGATGCGTATGCATTCCGAGAGCTCGCCAAAAATCAGCCTCGCCTTGTAGGTGATTTCGTGTGGGCAGGTATGGATTATTTGGGCGAAACTGGAATTGGCGGCTGGGAATACGCTGATTATGCTCCGTCTGAGCAAAAGTGCGGGTGGTTGACCGCTGGTTCGGGACGTGTTGATCTTATTGGTACATTCTTGGGTGAAGCGTTATACACGCGAGTAGCTTTGGAATCTGATGGAGATCAAGGGCCATATATTGCAGTTGTTCCAGTGAATCATACGCATGATAAGCATTCACCAAGTTCATGGAAAATGAGTAACGCCATTCCATCATGGAGTTGGAATGGGTGTGAAGGCAATGATGCTCGTGTAGAAGTCTATGCTCGTGCAGCCTCTGTTGCCTTGTTTGTGAACGGCCAGGAAGTAGGACGCAAGAAGCTGCGCGGTAATTGCGTTGCTCGTTTTAATACAACATGGCATCCAGGCGTTGTGGAAGCTGTATCTTTCGATGAGAATGGCGCTGAAATTGGACGCTACTCCTTACGCTCTGCTGAAGAAGATACTCAGTTGAGCGTGGTGATGGAAGAGGAATCCAGCGCAAGTGATCAGAGCGTGAAGTTTATTCGTGTAGACTATACCGATTTCAACGGTGAGGTAAAGCCTTTGGAACGCGGTCAATTGTCTGCTCATGTTGAGGGTGACGGCGTGCGATTGCTTGGTTTTGGCTGCGCTGCACCATACAATGAAGCATCGTTTGTAAGCGGTGAGTCGGGAACATATTATGGTCGAGCGCTCGCAGTTGTTCAGGTACCTGAGGGGGCTCAAGGGCGTTTGATTGTATCTGATAATCACGGACGTCGGGAGCAGATTGATCTGTAA
- a CDS encoding glycoside hydrolase family 3 C-terminal domain-containing protein gives MKKGTPTRAWRGATATFAAILALSLTSTSAVAGFRTDINKLLGTHSIEWESDSQVDSAKTYTFKSDYKNTTELVKAAQDLGERVSEEGSVLLKNNGALPLSQDETQKVSLLGFSSYYPVRGGDMGSIAATNEGTDAPAVDLVTALTSKGYVINEELQKVYKSMEKEFTTEVNNFGRISQVTRITAPMIGDVFSNKEPSEDALSKQNSSWKDTLQSNNTMIVTIARASGENRNYTPGEAGVNPKDGLNQTDPLGLNDNERALINTAVAEKQAHGGKVIVLVNSANAMQIQEVQDNAGVDAILQVGLPGSYGFYGVADLLSGAANPSGHLTDTWLVNNSSTPAAVNYGDYQWKNADPKHTMNSELVEAEGIYTGYKYFETRYADLVQDKGNAKSATGSTTGSAWNYDSEVTYPFGYGLSYTSFKQTLDNVAVNVKDKIVTATVTVTNTGKVAGKSVVQLYVSTPYTDYDKKNSVEKSAVQLLDYGKTDNLKPGESSTVTIKADMQYMASWDSTAKNAKGTKGTYILDAGDYYFALGNGSHEAVNNVLAAQGASVAGDVTQTASWNLDALDTTTFATTKNGTKVENQMQDADLNYWMPDTVKYLSRSDWEGTWPKTYKDMTATEKMLSEGLTNNTYQITANNDVPQTTWGAQGNKTLASMKGVKSPDDPEFKKLMNQMKLSEAIIRTVFGGTSSKPVTSISSPEAMQVDGPNGENNYPLGQYANYNKSTGDPYAIDKNDKNKNFNGGFLAVETVLAQTFSKQLASEWGKYMGNYSIWANLPIFWGLGTNLHRLAYNARNHEYFSEDPILTAFQSRSAVESSKKYGLILATKHYAFNDTEINRVGIAVFMTEQKGREGELRANQAPIEDAKALGLMTAFNRIGPKAVNAHRGITYNILRKEWGFQGLIEQDFIMDIEYQNLSASMYNGIQLTAATGNDSMHAVTKNIPYLNEKAVAADSKLSAALKQNMEWEYFALANSNAMDGLNETSRLRTVNTWYDNMLYAITAVSGLLTIASVVLYVLSRRKMAKTMQETHVAAVKE, from the coding sequence ATGAAGAAAGGTACGCCAACGAGGGCGTGGAGAGGTGCAACAGCAACTTTTGCAGCTATTCTTGCTCTGTCTCTTACCTCCACAAGTGCAGTTGCGGGATTCCGTACTGATATTAATAAGTTACTGGGTACGCACAGTATTGAATGGGAATCGGATTCTCAAGTAGATTCAGCTAAAACTTATACTTTTAAGTCCGACTACAAGAACACAACTGAGCTGGTTAAGGCTGCTCAAGATTTGGGTGAGCGCGTCAGCGAAGAAGGTTCTGTGCTCTTAAAAAATAATGGTGCCTTGCCATTATCTCAGGATGAAACACAGAAAGTATCACTTCTTGGTTTCTCTAGCTATTACCCAGTACGCGGTGGGGACATGGGTTCTATTGCTGCTACGAATGAAGGCACGGATGCTCCTGCAGTTGACTTAGTTACAGCGTTAACTTCTAAGGGCTATGTAATTAATGAAGAATTGCAGAAAGTCTATAAGTCCATGGAGAAAGAGTTCACAACTGAAGTGAATAATTTCGGACGTATCAGTCAGGTAACACGCATTACTGCTCCTATGATTGGCGATGTTTTCAGCAATAAGGAGCCATCTGAGGATGCGTTAAGCAAGCAAAACTCATCGTGGAAAGATACTTTGCAGAGCAACAATACAATGATTGTTACTATTGCACGTGCTTCCGGTGAAAACCGTAACTATACTCCAGGTGAAGCTGGGGTTAATCCAAAAGATGGTCTCAACCAAACTGATCCTTTGGGTCTGAACGATAATGAGCGTGCTTTAATCAATACTGCTGTAGCAGAAAAGCAAGCTCATGGTGGTAAAGTTATCGTTCTTGTCAATTCAGCTAATGCTATGCAGATCCAAGAAGTACAAGATAACGCAGGCGTAGATGCCATACTGCAGGTTGGATTGCCAGGTTCTTATGGTTTCTACGGTGTAGCAGATTTACTCTCGGGTGCAGCAAATCCATCAGGTCATTTGACTGATACATGGTTAGTGAATAACTCCAGTACTCCTGCAGCTGTAAATTATGGTGATTATCAGTGGAAAAATGCTGATCCAAAGCACACCATGAACTCTGAATTAGTTGAAGCAGAGGGCATTTACACAGGGTATAAGTATTTTGAAACTCGCTATGCTGACCTTGTTCAGGACAAGGGTAATGCAAAATCAGCAACAGGTTCAACCACTGGTTCAGCATGGAATTATGACTCAGAAGTTACTTATCCATTTGGTTATGGACTAAGCTACACAAGCTTCAAGCAAACTTTAGATAACGTTGCTGTGAATGTGAAAGACAAGATTGTAACGGCAACAGTAACTGTGACAAACACAGGCAAGGTTGCGGGCAAGAGCGTTGTTCAGCTGTATGTATCTACACCATATACCGATTATGACAAGAAAAATTCTGTAGAAAAATCTGCTGTTCAACTGCTTGACTACGGCAAAACAGACAATCTTAAGCCAGGTGAATCCAGCACCGTAACGATTAAGGCAGATATGCAGTATATGGCAAGCTGGGATTCTACGGCAAAGAATGCAAAAGGTACTAAAGGAACTTATATTCTTGATGCTGGCGATTATTACTTCGCATTAGGTAATGGTTCTCATGAAGCAGTAAATAATGTATTGGCTGCACAGGGCGCATCAGTTGCAGGAGATGTTACGCAGACTGCCAGCTGGAACTTAGATGCATTAGATACTACAACTTTTGCAACAACAAAGAACGGAACAAAGGTTGAAAATCAGATGCAAGATGCTGACCTCAACTACTGGATGCCAGATACAGTAAAATATTTGTCTCGTTCTGATTGGGAAGGAACTTGGCCTAAGACCTATAAGGACATGACAGCAACTGAAAAGATGCTGTCTGAAGGTCTAACAAACAACACCTATCAGATTACTGCAAATAATGATGTTCCACAGACAACATGGGGTGCTCAAGGCAATAAAACTCTTGCAAGCATGAAGGGTGTAAAGAGCCCAGATGATCCTGAGTTTAAGAAGCTGATGAATCAGATGAAACTATCTGAAGCTATTATTCGTACTGTTTTTGGCGGCACATCTTCCAAGCCAGTAACGTCTATCAGCTCTCCTGAAGCGATGCAGGTTGACGGTCCAAATGGTGAAAATAATTATCCATTAGGTCAGTATGCTAACTATAACAAGTCAACCGGCGACCCATATGCCATTGATAAGAATGACAAGAATAAGAACTTTAATGGCGGATTCCTCGCAGTAGAAACTGTACTGGCTCAAACCTTCAGCAAGCAACTAGCAAGTGAATGGGGCAAGTACATGGGTAATTACTCCATTTGGGCTAATCTTCCAATCTTCTGGGGATTAGGCACCAACTTGCATCGTCTTGCATATAACGCACGCAATCATGAGTATTTCTCGGAAGATCCAATTTTGACTGCTTTCCAGTCTCGATCTGCAGTAGAATCCTCCAAGAAGTATGGCTTAATCCTTGCCACAAAGCATTATGCTTTTAACGATACTGAGATTAACCGCGTAGGTATTGCAGTATTTATGACTGAGCAGAAAGGACGCGAGGGAGAGCTTCGCGCAAATCAAGCACCTATTGAAGATGCTAAGGCTCTTGGTTTGATGACTGCATTCAATCGTATTGGACCAAAGGCAGTGAATGCGCATCGTGGCATTACCTATAACATTTTGCGTAAAGAATGGGGCTTCCAAGGTCTGATTGAGCAAGACTTCATTATGGATATTGAGTATCAGAATTTGAGTGCTTCGATGTATAACGGCATTCAGCTCACTGCTGCTACAGGTAATGACTCCATGCATGCTGTTACTAAGAACATTCCATATTTGAATGAGAAAGCTGTTGCAGCTGATTCTAAGCTTTCCGCAGCATTAAAGCAGAATATGGAGTGGGAGTACTTTGCTCTAGCTAACTCAAACGCTATGGACGGACTCAACGAAACCTCACGTTTGCGCACTGTGAATACATGGTATGACAATATGCTCTATGCTATTACCGCTGTTTCCGGTCTGCTTACCATCGCAAGCGTAGTTCTCTACGTGTTGAGCAGGCGCAAGATGGCAAAAACAATGCAGGAAACTCACGTGGCAGCAGTAAAGGAGTAG
- a CDS encoding MFS transporter translates to MFDSPILKTRITSAQVKPPEMILGYFVGPFMAFISNAIFASYLNRYYSDVLGWTDTSRFGMFSSMLPMVSVIFVIAGNLVVGRLIDNTRTSQGKARPYMFLSIPFVVVAIALLFLTPTGTSPAVQMVWIAVSYNLYYAVAYPLFYTAHSSMVALSTRNSHQRGLLATLSNASGVAAVGVGASILVPILLQSYLFVDGGAGGIDTAASYAHWRVVMIVLCILTAVGIMLEYYFTRERITEENMKLNIVEEKLSMARQAKVCMSNAYWWIIIAYFLLFQLSGMVKNGSMSYYTRWMFDGINTEAGAGAAMSTLGLIGGIPTAIGMLIASPIANKFGKRNSVAWGMVIAVAGGAVSLLNVHSLPIVIIGVVLKGIGSIPAMYVTLALLSDVLDHLEAKNGFRSDGFTMSVYGAIMVGMTGLGNGLINAMLSAVGYNPLATAQNIAVQNVLAGCYICSELICYGIIAVLMIFLNVEKHIDDDHATIIEHQKAAVLASGGEWIEPEERLRREQEEAEREAEAARIEDLRAKCAKKGLNFEEEEAKYQAKLARRARLEKKKIQE, encoded by the coding sequence ATGTTTGACTCCCCAATCTTAAAAACACGCATCACGTCGGCACAGGTTAAGCCGCCAGAAATGATTCTGGGTTACTTTGTAGGGCCGTTTATGGCGTTTATTTCCAACGCTATTTTCGCCTCATATTTGAATCGTTATTATTCGGATGTGCTTGGCTGGACTGATACCTCACGTTTCGGCATGTTCTCGTCGATGCTACCTATGGTGTCGGTAATCTTTGTGATTGCTGGAAATTTGGTTGTTGGGCGTCTTATTGATAATACGCGTACGAGCCAAGGTAAAGCTCGCCCGTATATGTTCTTGTCTATTCCTTTTGTGGTTGTGGCTATAGCTTTGCTGTTTCTGACTCCAACCGGCACATCGCCAGCCGTGCAGATGGTGTGGATTGCAGTGAGCTACAATCTGTACTACGCCGTTGCTTATCCGCTGTTTTACACTGCGCATAGTTCCATGGTGGCTCTGTCTACTCGCAACTCTCATCAGCGTGGATTGTTAGCAACTTTATCGAATGCTTCCGGCGTGGCAGCTGTGGGTGTGGGCGCGAGCATTCTGGTGCCAATCCTTTTGCAAAGCTATCTTTTTGTAGATGGTGGTGCAGGCGGTATTGATACTGCGGCCAGTTATGCCCATTGGCGCGTAGTCATGATTGTGCTGTGCATTCTAACAGCTGTGGGCATTATGCTTGAATACTATTTCACACGTGAGCGTATTACTGAAGAAAATATGAAGCTCAACATTGTGGAAGAAAAGCTGTCTATGGCTCGCCAAGCCAAAGTGTGCATGAGCAATGCGTATTGGTGGATTATTATTGCCTATTTCCTGCTTTTCCAGTTGTCTGGCATGGTAAAAAACGGGTCTATGAGCTATTACACGCGCTGGATGTTTGATGGTATTAATACTGAAGCTGGAGCAGGTGCTGCCATGTCTACGCTTGGCTTGATTGGTGGCATTCCAACTGCTATTGGCATGTTGATTGCTTCGCCTATTGCCAATAAATTCGGTAAGCGTAATAGTGTTGCCTGGGGTATGGTTATTGCAGTAGCTGGCGGTGCTGTCAGTTTGCTCAATGTACATAGTTTGCCAATCGTGATTATTGGAGTAGTGCTTAAAGGTATTGGCTCTATTCCAGCTATGTATGTGACTCTTGCCTTATTGTCTGATGTATTAGATCATTTGGAAGCAAAAAATGGTTTCCGCTCTGACGGTTTTACCATGAGTGTGTACGGCGCCATTATGGTGGGCATGACTGGGCTGGGTAATGGTCTGATTAACGCCATGCTTTCTGCAGTCGGATACAATCCTCTTGCTACTGCTCAAAATATTGCAGTTCAAAACGTTCTAGCTGGTTGCTATATCTGTTCCGAGCTGATTTGTTATGGCATTATTGCCGTGCTCATGATTTTCCTGAACGTGGAAAAACATATTGATGATGATCATGCAACTATTATCGAGCATCAAAAAGCCGCAGTTTTGGCATCTGGTGGCGAATGGATTGAGCCAGAAGAACGCCTGCGTCGTGAACAAGAAGAAGCTGAGCGTGAAGCTGAAGCTGCTCGTATTGAAGACTTACGTGCTAAGTGTGCAAAGAAAGGCTTGAACTTCGAGGAAGAGGAAGCGAAATATCAAGCCAAGCTTGCTCGCCGTGCGCGTCTTGAGAAGAAAAAGATTCAGGAATAG
- a CDS encoding family 78 glycoside hydrolase catalytic domain has protein sequence MLNVSRVTVENMEQGCVTDERNPRISYAVHSDLADTTIQDAHISVADWSTSTLEQVAVPYEGAELQPFTTYPVRVDVTDNYGQQASAETSFETGRMNTPWQGQWITDSSYRFTEKKVSPRPMVFRRTVRVVRDKTIAQARLYATAMGLYDFTINGQRVSDYYFAPGFTSYKTNLQYQTYDVTDLLSQGGTESTVLATVTGGWAVGSFVFTRVNRVSAKRQALLAELRITYTDGSVDVIGTDSSWQVALDGPVKAADLYDGEVYDAREQLTSYAENTISGRTVAWHRASAEKLAIKPNIQADYSARVREHEVFTPISVKRRDNGELIYDFGQNFAGVVRLRIKQARVGQVVTVKHAEILNPDGSLNTTFLRTAKAQITYTCREGDQEYQPRFTYMGFRYISVHGVEADHIDVQGVALYSDMDEIGSFSCSHDGLNRLHSNIMWGAKSNLVDIPTDCPQRDERMGWTGDIAVFGPTACFNFDMSRFLDKWLRDVKAEQTRGGGIPNTVPVQGYGFPATMPKMAIDWWGDACVLVPWAVYCSSGDKQILRNMYATMKKYVKACLFWAKLWGRGDQRYIWNTPSVLHFGDWVAPDVPQMSQWQARSPWTATASLNNTSRTLARIAQVLGESEDATYYNQLADRVAQAYINVFTDGQGKLKNEFQTGYVLPLYLNMFPREQREVAVNNFVKLVESNDYKIGTGFPGTPYILFALADNSRADVAYRMLLNDTCPSWLYEVKQGATTIWERWDGLDENGECPIGDDGTDIMISYNHYASGAVGAFLYSRVAGLEATSAGYKTFRVKPLIGGGLTHAQASTRTPYGTATSSWTLHADNTVTLSVTVPVGTTAQVVMPDGTSYQVGSGTHSFTSPVSSLSPAPQTEVKVATDMEVR, from the coding sequence GTGCTGAACGTATCACGCGTAACAGTAGAAAATATGGAGCAGGGTTGCGTTACAGACGAACGTAATCCTCGCATTTCGTATGCTGTGCACAGTGATCTTGCAGATACCACTATTCAGGACGCTCATATCAGCGTGGCAGACTGGTCTACGAGCACTCTCGAGCAGGTGGCTGTGCCCTATGAAGGCGCTGAATTACAGCCGTTTACCACGTACCCTGTGCGCGTAGATGTGACAGATAATTATGGGCAACAAGCCAGCGCTGAAACTTCTTTCGAAACTGGGCGCATGAATACGCCATGGCAAGGGCAGTGGATTACTGACAGCTCGTACCGTTTTACCGAGAAGAAAGTATCCCCACGTCCGATGGTATTTCGTCGAACTGTGCGTGTGGTGCGCGATAAAACAATTGCTCAAGCACGTCTTTATGCCACAGCAATGGGCTTATATGATTTTACGATTAACGGACAGCGTGTTTCTGACTATTATTTTGCACCTGGATTCACCTCGTATAAAACGAATCTGCAGTATCAAACATACGATGTCACAGACTTGTTATCGCAGGGCGGTACAGAATCTACTGTGTTGGCAACCGTTACCGGAGGGTGGGCTGTAGGATCTTTCGTCTTTACGCGCGTTAACCGAGTGAGTGCAAAACGTCAGGCTTTACTAGCTGAATTACGCATCACATACACCGATGGAAGTGTTGATGTTATTGGCACAGACTCCTCTTGGCAGGTTGCTCTTGACGGTCCAGTTAAAGCTGCTGATCTTTATGACGGAGAAGTCTATGATGCTCGCGAACAGTTGACTTCGTACGCTGAAAATACAATAAGCGGTCGCACGGTTGCATGGCATCGGGCAAGCGCAGAAAAACTGGCGATTAAACCAAATATTCAGGCTGATTATTCAGCACGAGTGAGGGAGCATGAAGTTTTTACACCCATATCTGTAAAGCGTCGCGATAATGGTGAACTGATTTACGATTTCGGGCAGAATTTTGCGGGTGTGGTTCGTTTACGCATCAAGCAGGCAAGAGTGGGACAAGTTGTAACCGTCAAGCACGCAGAAATTCTCAATCCTGATGGTTCCTTGAATACGACTTTCTTGCGTACCGCTAAAGCTCAGATAACGTATACATGTCGCGAAGGCGATCAGGAATATCAGCCTCGTTTCACTTACATGGGTTTCCGCTATATCAGCGTGCATGGAGTGGAAGCGGATCATATTGATGTTCAAGGCGTGGCTCTCTATTCAGACATGGATGAAATTGGTTCTTTCTCCTGCTCTCACGACGGCTTAAATCGGTTGCACAGCAATATTATGTGGGGAGCTAAGTCAAATCTGGTGGATATTCCTACAGATTGCCCTCAGCGTGACGAGCGCATGGGATGGACTGGTGATATTGCTGTTTTCGGTCCAACTGCTTGCTTTAACTTCGACATGAGCCGCTTCTTAGATAAGTGGCTGCGAGACGTAAAAGCAGAGCAAACTCGCGGTGGCGGCATTCCGAACACTGTTCCTGTGCAAGGTTATGGATTCCCAGCAACTATGCCAAAAATGGCTATTGACTGGTGGGGAGATGCCTGCGTTTTAGTGCCATGGGCAGTGTATTGCTCGAGTGGCGATAAGCAGATTTTGCGCAATATGTATGCCACCATGAAGAAGTATGTGAAAGCATGCCTGTTCTGGGCGAAACTATGGGGCAGAGGAGATCAACGCTATATTTGGAATACTCCTTCTGTGCTTCATTTTGGAGATTGGGTAGCTCCAGATGTGCCTCAGATGAGTCAATGGCAGGCACGCTCTCCATGGACGGCAACGGCAAGTTTGAACAATACGTCACGCACCTTAGCTCGTATTGCTCAGGTCTTGGGGGAATCTGAGGACGCAACATACTATAACCAGCTGGCCGACCGTGTTGCACAGGCATATATCAATGTTTTTACTGATGGTCAAGGCAAGCTGAAGAACGAATTCCAAACGGGATATGTGCTACCTCTTTACCTGAATATGTTCCCTCGCGAACAACGCGAAGTGGCTGTGAATAATTTCGTCAAACTGGTGGAAAGCAACGACTATAAAATTGGTACCGGTTTCCCTGGAACACCATATATTCTCTTCGCTTTAGCGGATAACTCCCGTGCAGATGTGGCGTATCGTATGCTACTCAATGATACGTGTCCAAGCTGGCTGTATGAAGTCAAGCAAGGTGCCACCACTATTTGGGAGCGCTGGGATGGTCTTGATGAGAATGGCGAATGTCCTATTGGCGACGATGGCACGGATATTATGATTTCTTACAATCATTATGCTTCCGGCGCTGTTGGTGCTTTTCTTTACTCGCGCGTAGCTGGATTAGAAGCAACCAGCGCAGGGTATAAGACTTTCCGCGTGAAGCCTCTTATAGGCGGCGGACTCACCCATGCTCAAGCCAGCACGCGCACACCGTATGGTACTGCGACAAGCTCATGGACGCTTCATGCAGATAACACAGTAACGCTGAGTGTAACTGTTCCCGTGGGTACAACGGCGCAGGTAGTGATGCCGGACGGCACAAGCTATCAGGTGGGAAGCGGTACTCACAGTTTTACGTCACCAGTTTCTTCTCTTTCACCTGCACCACAGACTGAAGTCAAGGTCGCAACCGACATGGAGGTTCGATAG